The Oreochromis niloticus isolate F11D_XX linkage group LG15, O_niloticus_UMD_NMBU, whole genome shotgun sequence genome includes a region encoding these proteins:
- the LOC109194754 gene encoding fibrous sheath CABYR-binding protein-like → MIPPSMDPAVSEERLRREVMDRVYRLCELWWEKPAEMLRRAVERRLQETLFKFPWLMDSLNAVVLDFLLSTLHLHSPTQAAHQPGQLVDAQPDTPAPTSIRKRRSRRRRSSPQPNFRTSQEPAVVSSTDSFSFPSPSVCVSAVDDDAAVSCLTAQATSPRSEVSTPLAASPSAVVAPPSSHPPAVTLLPSSSPAATSPPGPALPEQELSEPEELAPPEQELREPEELAPPEQELREPEELAPPEQELSEPEELAPEELAPPEQELSEPEELAPEELAPEELAPPEQELSEPEELAPPAGEPVPQQLSEPPYTPPAATASPSSPPDQPSVATPQPEEQLGEPEEQLGEREELASPAEELGEREGLASPAEEPAPLLEELSEQEPGLEPCELEQELGEREEPAPPAEELSEPEEPAPLPEELNEPEGPVLPAEEPGQRKTSASRRDLHVWCALHAIHVWRALHAIHVWRALHVWRALHAIHVQRVHVGDQRFIGHVPHLAVARWSSAAVTGPGASRRRSSSAAAAVTGPGAGHRNRFAAATGPVAGHRRCSSAATGSVAGPQNRFAAAAGPVAVRRSCNVAVIALEVFCARNGVSTED, encoded by the coding sequence ATGATCCCGCCAAGCATGGACCCAGCGGTCTCTGAGGAGAGGCTCAGGAGGGAGGTTATGGACAGAGTTTATAGACTGTGTGAATTGTGGTGGGAGAAGCCCGCGGAAATGTTGCGTCGCGCCGTGGAGAGGCGGCTGCAGGAGACGCTTTTTAAGTTTCCCTGGCTGATGGACTCCCTCAATGCAGTCGTCCTGGATTTCCTGCTCTCAACCCTCCACCTCCACTCTCCTACTCAGGCTGCTCACCAGCCCGGTCAGCTGGTGGATGCACAGCCTGACACGCCGGCCCCGACGTCTATCCGAAAACGACGTTCGCGCCGCCGGCGTTCCTCACCGCAGCCGAATTTCCGGACGTCTCAAgagccggctgtggtgagtagTACGGACAGTTTTTCATTTCCCTCAccatctgtttgtgtgtctgcagtggacGATGACGCTGCCGTAAGCTGTCTGACAGCGCAAGCAACATCGCCTCGGTCGGAGGTCTCCACACCACTCGCTGCTTCACCATCTGCAGTTGTAGCGCCGCCGTCATCTCATCCGCCTGCAGTCACCCTTCTGCCATCTTCTTCACCGGCTGCTACGTCGCCACCCGGACCTGCCCTGCCCGagcaggagctcagcgagccggaGGAGCTCGCACCGCCcgagcaggagctcagggaGCCGGAGGAGCTCGCGCCGCCcgagcaggagctcagggaGCCGGAGGAGCTCGCGCCGCCCGagcaggagctcagcgagccggaGGAGCTCGCACCGGAGGAGCTCGCGCCGCCCGagcaggagctcagcgagccggaGGAGCTCGCGCCGGAGGAGCTCGCGCCGGAGGAGCTCGCGCCGCCCGagcaggagctcagcgagccggaGGAGCTCGCGCCGCCAGCTGGGGAGCCAGTGCCGCAGCAGCTCAGCGAGCCACCTTATACTCCACCTGCAGCTACCGCATCACCATCTTCGCCTCCGGATCAACCATCTGTAGCCACACCGCAGCCGGAGGAGCAGCTCGGCGAGCCGGAGGAGCAGCTCGGCGAGCGGGAGGAGCTCGCGTCACCAGCAGAGGAGCTCGGCGAACGGGAGGGGCTCGCGTCACCAGCTGAGGAGCCTGCGCCACTGCtggaggagctcagcgagcagGAGCCGGGGCTGGAGCCCTGCGAGCTGGAGCAGGAGCTCGGAGAGCGAGAGGAGCCCGCGCCGCCAGCtgaggagctcagcgagccggaGGAGCCAGCACCGCTGCCAGAGGAGCTCAACGAGCCGGAGGGACCAGTGTTGCCAGCAGAGGAGCCCGGCCAGCGGAAGACCTCAGCAAGCCGGAGGGACCTCCACGTGTGGTGCGCCCTCCATGCCATCCACGTGTGGCGCGCCCTCCACGCCATCCACGTGTGGCGCGCCCTCCACGTGTGGCGCGCCCTCCACGCCATCCACGTCCAGCGCGTCCACGTCGGCGACCAGCGCTTCATCGGCCATGTGCCACACCTCGCTGTTGCTCGCTGGAGTAGCGCCGCCGTCACTGGACCCGGGGCAAGCCGCCGGAGGAGCAgcagcgccgccgccgccgTCACTGGACCCGGGGCAGGCCACCGGAACCGTTTCGCCGCTGCTACCGGACCTGTGGCAGGCCACCGGAGGTGCAGCTCTGCCGCCACTGGATCAGTGGCAGGCCCCCAGAACcgttttgctgctgctgccggaCCCGTGGCCGTCCGCCGGAGCTGCAACGTTGCCGTCATTGCACTAGAG
- the LOC109194775 gene encoding stonustoxin subunit beta-like, which translates to MSPNWKLETLSLSGCLITEEGCTSLTSALSSNHSHLKELDLRYNHPGKLKVRQGLKDPHWKLRLDHGGQQWLKPGLGKYFCELKVDTTSINKKLKLSDNNMKVTVVEDKQPYPDHPDRFDWWKQLLCKNGLIGRSYWEVEWKGGSFISVSYKSIRRRGNSADCKFGGNDQSWSLMCSDAFGYSFWHNNRETPIFSSSSSVSHSVGVYVDCPAGTLSFYGVSSGTLIHLHTFSTTFTEPLYPGFGLWSSDSSVFLTPLCTNKSVELDCLEETETTSQWYES; encoded by the exons atgagtccaaactggaaactggaaactctcag cCTGTCAGGCTGCCtaatcacagaggaaggctgtacttccctgacctcagctctgagctcaaATCATTCCCACTTGAAAGAGCTTGACCTtcgctacaatcatccaggaaaattAAAAGTGAGGCAGGGACTCAAAGATCCACACTGGAAACTCAG GCTCGACCATGGTGGACAGCAGTGGTTAAAACCTGGTCTGGGGAAGT ATTTCTGTGAATTAAAAGTGGACACGacttcaataaataaaaaactcaaactgtctgacaacaacatgAAGGTGACCGTTGTGGAGGACAAGCAgccatatcctgatcatccagacagatttgactGGTGGAAACAGCTTCTGTGCAAAAATGGGCTGATTGGTCGCTCTTACTGGGAAGTTGAGTGGAAAGGAGGCAGttttatatcagtgagttacaaaAGCATcagaagaagaggaaacagTGCCGACTGTAAATTTGGGGgaaatgatcagtcctggagtctgatGTGTTCTGATGCTTTTGGTTACTCATTCTGGCACAACAATAGAGAAACACccatcttctcctcctcctcctcagtctctCACAGTGTAGgggtgtatgtggactgtcctgctggcactctgtccttctacggAGTCTCCTCTggcactctgatccacctccacaccttcagcaccacattcactgaacctctGTATCCTGGGTTTGGACTGTGGTCCAGTGACTCATCTGTGTTTCTGACTCCTTTGTGTACTAACAAGTCTGTAGAGCTAGACTGTTTAGAAGAGACAGAAACTACAAGTCAATGGTATGAAAGCTGA